A stretch of Natronococcus sp. CG52 DNA encodes these proteins:
- a CDS encoding archaemetzincin family Zn-dependent metalloprotease → MLVDIVPVGSVPAEVKRAASTALRSVYDCDVTVNDSQSVPTGAYDSGRNQYCAETFIQLAERVGRGEKNIAITPHDLFYRRRNYVFGLAYLDGSGSVVSTYRLQTSSDGGFSNKSSSEIFENRVRKEIVHEIGHTYGLEHCDNNRCVMNFSPTVREVDIKEENLCGSCQRLFH, encoded by the coding sequence ATGCTCGTCGATATCGTGCCGGTCGGCAGCGTGCCCGCAGAGGTCAAGCGGGCTGCCTCCACCGCGCTGCGATCGGTCTACGACTGCGACGTTACGGTCAACGACTCGCAGTCGGTCCCGACCGGTGCGTACGACTCCGGACGGAACCAGTACTGCGCCGAGACGTTCATCCAGCTCGCCGAACGCGTCGGCCGCGGAGAGAAGAACATCGCGATCACGCCACACGACCTCTTCTACCGGCGTCGAAACTACGTCTTCGGGCTCGCGTACCTCGACGGCAGCGGCAGCGTCGTCTCCACCTACCGCCTCCAGACTTCGAGCGACGGCGGCTTCTCGAACAAGAGCTCGAGCGAGATCTTCGAGAACCGCGTTCGAAAGGAGATCGTCCACGAGATCGGCCACACCTACGGGCTCGAACACTGCGACAACAACCGCTGCGTGATGAACTTCTCTCCGACGGTTCGAGAGGTCGACATCAAAGAAGAGAACCTCTGTGGCAGCTGTCAGCGTTTATTCCACTGA
- a CDS encoding UPF0146 family protein, producing MATPCRDPATIEAHLATYDRAVEVGIGRRTDLAAALVDAGVAVTATDVYQRDVPEGVRFVRDDIVDPDPQVYADADAMYARNLPPELHRPALEVAERADAEFLFTTLGSDQPAIPVERRTVRKGTLYVARTAPR from the coding sequence ATGGCGACTCCCTGCCGTGATCCCGCGACGATCGAAGCACATCTTGCGACGTACGACCGGGCGGTCGAGGTCGGCATCGGACGCCGAACCGATCTGGCAGCGGCGCTCGTCGACGCGGGAGTGGCCGTAACGGCGACGGACGTCTACCAGCGCGACGTCCCCGAAGGCGTCCGGTTCGTTCGCGACGATATCGTCGATCCCGATCCGCAGGTCTACGCGGACGCCGACGCGATGTACGCCCGAAACCTGCCGCCGGAGCTCCACCGACCGGCGCTCGAAGTCGCCGAACGCGCGGACGCCGAGTTCCTGTTCACGACGCTGGGTAGCGATCAGCCGGCGATTCCGGTCGAGCGACGAACGGTCCGGAAGGGGACGCTGTACGTCGCTCGCACGGCGCCGCGGTAA
- a CDS encoding metalloprotease family protein: MNSEYVIYAVAAVVLVAVLALAVMGIEYLLRYAYHLFTFPGVVAHEFAHATACRAVGVPVLEVVYFRFDDPPGYVRHVNPARYRQSVIISVAPFLVNTIVAFGSFLGLGVLVSMTESLGTAQIETIVAGIVLTWIGLSVGMHAFPSTTDAKTLWDRSRQEWRRSPIVLLGIPVVALIYVVNLLSWLWAHFFYALGLLVTALYLVWTLLF; the protein is encoded by the coding sequence ATGAACAGCGAGTACGTGATCTACGCCGTCGCTGCGGTGGTTCTCGTTGCAGTGCTCGCACTCGCGGTGATGGGAATCGAGTACCTCCTCAGATACGCGTACCATCTCTTTACGTTCCCCGGCGTCGTCGCCCACGAGTTCGCTCACGCGACCGCCTGCAGGGCCGTCGGCGTGCCGGTGCTCGAGGTCGTCTACTTCCGGTTCGACGATCCGCCCGGATACGTCCGTCACGTCAATCCCGCACGCTATCGCCAGTCCGTCATCATCAGCGTCGCTCCGTTTCTCGTCAACACGATCGTGGCGTTCGGCTCGTTCCTCGGTCTGGGCGTCCTCGTATCGATGACCGAGAGTCTCGGCACGGCCCAGATCGAGACGATCGTCGCGGGAATCGTGCTCACCTGGATCGGGCTCTCCGTCGGGATGCACGCGTTTCCGAGCACCACCGACGCGAAGACGCTGTGGGACCGGTCCCGACAGGAGTGGCGGCGCTCGCCGATCGTCCTGCTCGGGATTCCGGTCGTCGCCCTGATCTACGTCGTCAACCTGCTCTCCTGGCTGTGGGCGCACTTCTTCTACGCGCTCGGCCTGCTCGTCACGGCGCTCTATCTCGTCTGGACGCTGCTATTTTGA